A genomic segment from Labrus bergylta chromosome 3, fLabBer1.1, whole genome shotgun sequence encodes:
- the LOC110000781 gene encoding forkhead box protein B1-like, with protein sequence MPRPGRNTYSDQKPPYSYISLTAMAIQSCPEKMLPLSEIYKFIMDRFPYYRENTQRWQNSLRHNLSFNDCFIKIPRRPDQPGKGSFWALHPSCGDMFENGSFLRRRKRFKVGSMQATDHLAPSKTQDAAHYLQQQAKLRLSALHAAAHLPQMPAGYNLSSVSQPSGFKHPFAIENIIAREYKMPGGLAAFSTAGYPLHNQLTPAWPHMYGSGMMDTATPISMATSDYSAYGMPLKSLCHSGQTLPAIPVPIKPTPTSMAGLPGLPTHIPAFLANSPQSLSPTSPQTAAGQSSPVAPGEALSSSASALQPAVTVH encoded by the coding sequence ATGCCTCGCCCGGGGAGGAACACCTACAGCGACCAGAAGCCTCCGTACTCGTACATCTCCCTCACGGCCATGGCCATCCAGAGCTGCCCGGAGAAGATGCTCCCGCTGAGTGAGATTTACAAGTTCATCATGGACCGGTTCCCGTATTACCGGGAGAACACGCAACGGTGGCAGAACTCTCTGCGCCACAACCTCTCCTTTAATGACTGCTTCATTAAGATCCCGCGCAGACCGGACCAGCCCGGCAAGGGCAGCTTTTGGGCTCTGCACCCGAGCTGCGGCGACATGTTTGAGAACGGGAGTTTTCTGCGGCGCAGGAAGCGCTTTAAGGTGGGCAGCATGCAGGCCACGGATCATCTGGCGCCCAGCAAGACCCAGGACGCCGCTCACTACCTGCAGCAGCAGGCCAAGCTGCGGCTCAGCGCGCTGCACGCCGCCGCGCACCTCCCGCAGATGCCGGCTGGATACAACCTGAGCTCCGTGTCTCAGCCGTCCGGCTTCAAACACCCGTTCGCCATCGAGAACATCATCGCCCGAGAGTACAAGATGCCGGGCGGGCTGGCGGCCTTCTCCACCGCCGGGTACCCGCTCCACAACCAGCTGACCCCGGCCTGGCCGCACATGTACGGCTCCGGCATGATGGACACCGCGACCCCTATCTCCATGGCAACCAGCGATTATTCAGCCTATGGCATGCCGCTGAAGTCTCTCTGTCACAGCGGACAAACTCTGCCCGCCATCCCAGTACCCATTAAACCCACGCCCACCTCCATGGCGGGCCTGCCTGGGCTGCCCACACACATCCCGGCTTTCCTCGCGAACTCGCCCCAGTCGCTGAGCCCCACATCCCCGCAGACAGCAGCCGGGCAGAGCAGCCCGGTCGCGCCCGGAGAGGCGCTGTCCTCCTCGGCCTCCGCGCTGCAGCCCGCGGTGACGGTGCACTGA